The Microbacterium paraoxydans genome includes a window with the following:
- the pyrR gene encoding bifunctional pyr operon transcriptional regulator/uracil phosphoribosyltransferase PyrR yields the protein MGVRTVLHQADISRALTRIAHEILESNRGADDLVLLGIPTRGVTLGHRLAALISEIAQVSVPVGSLDVTLFRDDLAKHPTRSPQPTEIPAGGIDGKTVVLVDDVLFSGRSIRAALDALQSIGRPAVVRLAILIDRGHRELPIRPDFVGKNIPSARTERVNVRLFENDGAEEVTIGE from the coding sequence AGCGCTGACCCGGATCGCGCACGAGATCCTCGAGTCCAATCGCGGGGCCGACGACCTCGTCCTGCTGGGCATCCCGACCCGCGGCGTGACGCTGGGCCACCGGCTCGCCGCGCTGATCAGCGAGATCGCGCAGGTCTCCGTCCCCGTCGGATCCCTCGACGTGACGCTCTTCCGCGATGACCTCGCCAAGCACCCGACGCGATCGCCGCAGCCGACGGAGATCCCCGCGGGCGGCATCGACGGGAAGACGGTCGTCCTCGTCGACGACGTCCTGTTCTCCGGCCGGAGCATCCGCGCCGCGCTCGACGCCCTGCAGTCGATCGGCCGTCCCGCCGTCGTGCGGCTCGCGATCCTCATCGACCGCGGACACCGGGAGCTTCCCATCCGCCCCGACTTCGTCGGCAAGAACATCCCGTCCGCGCGCACCGAGCGCGTCAACGTGCGTCTGTTCGAGAACGACGGCGCCGAGGAGGTGACGATCGGCGAATGA